The following DNA comes from Phytohabitans rumicis.
GGAAGGCGCTGTTGGTGAAGGCGGACAGCGCGTTGGCCGAGGCGAGGCCGGCGTCGCGGCCGACGACCGCCGGTGTGACGGCCGCGATCGCGGGCCGCAGGAAGCAGAGCGCGACGTTCTCGACGATCAGCCCCAGGTAGATGAAGGCGATCCGGTCGGACGTGTTCGCCAGCAGCATCAGGGCGACTCCGGCCGCGGCCACGACGTTGGCCGCCACGAGGACCTTCTTGCGGTGCCAGCGGTCCACCGCCACGCCCGCCCACGGCGCGATCAGCATGGCGGGCAGGGCCTGGATGGCCAGCGCCAGACCGGTGGACGGCACGGAGGTGGTCAGCGCGAAGACCTGTAGCGGCACCGCCATGACCAGCAGCCAGGAGCCGAACGAGTCGATCGTCGCGGCGATCCAGAGCCGGCGGAAGTTCCGGTTGCGCAGCACAGCGAGCCGCATGCCGCGGACTCTATTCCGACAGAACATTATGTGGCAAGATTTCTTCTGTGGAGATAGCAGCTCTCGGTGTCCGGCTGCGCAACCGCCGGACGGCGGCCGGACGCACGATCGCCTCGGTGGCGGCGGACGCCGGGCTCTCGGTGCCGTACATCGCCAACCTGGAGAACGGCCGCGGCAACCCGACACTGTCCGCCGTCAACAGCCTCGCCACCGCACTGGGCGCGCGCCTGATCGTGGAATTGGCGCAGGACGATCAGCCGGTGCCGCGGACGCCGGCGGCGCTGCCCGACTCGCTGACGCAGTTCTCGCGGTCCCCGCGGTTCGCGACCGAAGCCGCGAGACTGGCGAAGGCCGCGAAGCTACCCGAGACGGCCATGCGCGAACGCCTGCTGCAGGCCATGGCCGGACTGGGCTCGCTGGCGTCGACACGGCCGCTGGCGGAGCTCGACTGGCACCGCATTCTTGACGCCGCCGTGCTCATCGCACGCGGCTAGCCAGTATAAAGCGGCCGGCTCCACGTTCCGCTCCTGTGTGAGGTGATCTCGTGGGTCCTCCACGCTGGGCGGGGGATGGAGCCGCACGGGAAGGGGTTGGCCGTGCGCGGAAAGTGTCGTAGGGGTGGTGTTGGCTGTCGGGTATGCCACGCCGTCGCGATCCCGCCGCCCCGGCTGTGGTGTATCGGACGGCTCGGGTCGGGTTGCGGTTGACGGTCGGGCAGCGCCGTCGGTGTTTCGGACTGCTGCGTTCCGCTGGTGACGTGTGGGCGTGCGTCCTGGAGCTCAACGCCTGGCGAAGGCAACGGCGGGACAAACCGCTGGCCTCGTATCAGGAGTTGTGCCGCGAACTGGCCGCTTCCGGTCCGGGCACCTTCGGCGAGCTGGACAGTACTGGTGCCCGGTCGGTGTTGCGCAGGTTCTCCGACGCCTGGTTCGCCGCCGCCAAACGCCGCCGTGACGGTGACGCCACGGCCCGGTTCCCACGACGGCGGCGTGGTCTGGTGCCGGTGCGTTGGTATCACGGCACCTTCACCCTGGACCCCGGGGGCCGGCGGGTGCGACTCCCGACGGCTAGGGGTGGCCGGCCGTTGTGGCTGCGCCTGGCCCGGTCGTTGCCGTACCCGGCCGAGCAGGTCCGAAGCGTGACTTTGCTGGCCGAGGGTGGGCGGTTGTTCCTGGACGTCACTGCCGAGGTTCCGGTCACCGTGTACGAGCCTGGTTGCGGACCGGATCCAGCACGGATAGCCGGCGTAGATTTGGGCGTCATCCACCCCTACGCGGTCGCCGGCCCGGACGGGCAAGCCTTGTTGGTGTCGGGGCGGGCGATCCGCGGCGAACACCGCATGCACCTGGCGGACACCAAACAACGCCGTCGCGCGGTCGCCGGCCGGGCGCCCACGCGCGGGCAGCGCGGCTCCCGGCGGTGGCGCAAATACCGGCGCCGGTCCCGGGCGGTGGAAGGCCGGCATGGGCGGCGGGTCCGTCAGGCCCAGCACGAGGCCGCCAAAACCGTCATCACCTGGGCGGTACAGCAGCGGGTCGGCACCCTGCACATGGGCGACCCCCGCGGCGTGCTCCAGTTGGCTGCGGGCCGGCGGCACAACCTGCGACTTCGGCAGTGGCAGGTTGGGCAGCTGATCCGGATCCTCGTCGACAAGGCGACCCTGGCCGGCATCACCGTTCACCTGGTGGACGAGCGGGGTACCTCGTCCACCTGCCCGGGCTGCTCGCGGCGGATACCGAAACCATCCGGGCGGGTCCTGACCTGCCCGCACTGTGCTTTGACCGGGCACCGTGATCTTGTCGCGGCTGCCAGCATCGCCACCCGCACCCCGGGCGGCGGACCCACCACCCCGGCAGGCTCGTCTGTCGTGTTGCCTGGGGTGGTCACGCACCGTCGAGCCGGCCGACACCTACCCGGTGCCGGCCGATCCCGGCGTGACCCCCGCCGCCCACCCGCACCACGGGCGGCGCGAGGGTCAGTTGGCCAGCGGTGGCCCGCCCCACCACACAGTGGTGGGGAGTCGCTCGCCCACACCGGCGAGGATCCACAACACCCACCGGAAACCCGGTGAACGTCAGTGGACACCGCACTTATGGTTGCGCGGTGAGCAGAGACAAGTGGGCGCAGTGGCTGCTGACCCGCCGAGACGGCGACAGCGCCGCGCTGCGCGCCCGCAGCGCCCTCGATCTGGCGGCGTTCCGCGACGGTGTCCTCGACGGGGCCGAGTTGCGG
Coding sequences within:
- a CDS encoding helix-turn-helix domain-containing protein, whose amino-acid sequence is MEIAALGVRLRNRRTAAGRTIASVAADAGLSVPYIANLENGRGNPTLSAVNSLATALGARLIVELAQDDQPVPRTPAALPDSLTQFSRSPRFATEAARLAKAAKLPETAMRERLLQAMAGLGSLASTRPLAELDWHRILDAAVLIARG
- a CDS encoding RNA-guided endonuclease InsQ/TnpB family protein, which translates into the protein MPRRRDPAAPAVVYRTARVGLRLTVGQRRRCFGLLRSAGDVWACVLELNAWRRQRRDKPLASYQELCRELAASGPGTFGELDSTGARSVLRRFSDAWFAAAKRRRDGDATARFPRRRRGLVPVRWYHGTFTLDPGGRRVRLPTARGGRPLWLRLARSLPYPAEQVRSVTLLAEGGRLFLDVTAEVPVTVYEPGCGPDPARIAGVDLGVIHPYAVAGPDGQALLVSGRAIRGEHRMHLADTKQRRRAVAGRAPTRGQRGSRRWRKYRRRSRAVEGRHGRRVRQAQHEAAKTVITWAVQQRVGTLHMGDPRGVLQLAAGRRHNLRLRQWQVGQLIRILVDKATLAGITVHLVDERGTSSTCPGCSRRIPKPSGRVLTCPHCALTGHRDLVAAASIATRTPGGGPTTPAGSSVVLPGVVTHRRAGRHLPGAGRSRRDPRRPPAPRAARGSVGQRWPAPPHSGGESLAHTGEDPQHPPETR